One Brassica napus cultivar Da-Ae chromosome C2, Da-Ae, whole genome shotgun sequence DNA window includes the following coding sequences:
- the LOC106431760 gene encoding 11-beta-hydroxysteroid dehydrogenase 1B — MELINDFFNLTAPFFTFFGLCFFLPPFYFFKFVQSIFSTIFSENLYGKVVLITGASSGIGEQLAYEYASKGACLALTARRKNRLEEVAEIAREVGSPNVVTVHADVSKPDDCRRIVDETISHFGRLDHLVNNAGIMQISMFENIEEITRTRAVMDTNFWGSVYTTRAALPYLRQSNGKIVAMSSSAAWLTAPRMSFYNASKAALLNFFETLRIELGSDVHITIVTPGYIESELTQGKYFSGEGELVVNQDIRDVQIGAFPVTSVSGCAKGIVKGVCRKQRYVTEPSWFKVTYLWKVFCPELIEWGCRLLFLSGHGTSEENALNKKILDIPGVRSALYPESIRTPEIKSE, encoded by the exons ATGGAATTGATAAACGATTTCTTCAATCTAACTGCACCTTTCTTTACTTTCTTTGGTCTTTGCTTCTTCTTGCCACCTTTTTATTTCTTCAAGTTCGTGCAGTCTATCTTCTCGACAATTTTCTCTGAAAATCTATATGGGAAAGTGGTTCTCATCACTGGTGCTTCCTCCGGGATCGGCGAG CAATTGGCATATGAGTACGCAAGTAAAGGTGCATGTTTGGCTCTGACTGCCCGAAGGAAGAACCGTCTAGAGGAAGTGGCAGAGATTGCTCGTGAAGTTGGATCCCCTAATGTTGTCACAGTTCACGCTGATGTTTCCAAACCTGATGATTGTAGACGAATCGTCGATGAGACCATCTCCCATTTTGGCAGAT TGGATCATCTTGTAAACAATGCTGGAATAATGCAGATTTCAATGTTCGAAAACATTGAAGAAATAACTAGGACAAGAGCAGTTATG GATACTAACTTTTGGGGATCGGTTTATACAACTCGTGCTGCGCTTCCGTACCTTCGACAAAGCAATGGTAAGATTGTGGCCATGTCGTCCTCTGCGGCATGGCTAACCGCCCCAAGGATGAGCTTTTATAAT GCTAGCAAAGCCGCATTGTTGAACTTCTTCGAGACGTTGAGGATTGAGCTTGGCAGCGATGTACACATTACAATCGTCACACCTGGTTATATTGAATCTGAACTCACACAAGGCAAGTACTTCTCTGGTGAAGGCGAGCTAGTAGTCAACCAAGACATTAGAGAT GTTCAAATTGGAGCATTTCCAGTAACGTCGGTATCAGGTTGTGCCAAGGGGATAGTGAAAGGTGTGTGTAGGAAACAGAGATACGTGACCGAACCATCGTGGTTTAAGGTGACGTACCTTTGGAAAGTGTTTTGTCCGGAACTGATCGAGTGGGGTTGCAGGTTGCTGTTCTTGTCCGGACATGGTACGTCGGAGGAAAATGCACTCAACAAGAAGATCTTGGACATACCTGGTGTACGTAGTGCTCTATACCCTGAATCTATCAGAACGCCAGAAATCAAGTCGGAGTAG